The following proteins are encoded in a genomic region of Alnus glutinosa chromosome 8, dhAlnGlut1.1, whole genome shotgun sequence:
- the LOC133876203 gene encoding pathogen-related protein-like yields the protein MASEEAAAAKMVGDKYRSFIYDEGEKSTEWRHGGPPSYDVVNKLFEEGRTKEWPKGSLEEIVQNAIKSWEMEVSHKIRLKDCKTLNPDKFKLFVNGREGLSGEETIRLGTYNSLLKSCMPKEFQYYKAEEETFESSHEIFGSAFPRGFAWEVLRVYTGPPEIVFKFRHWGFFEGPFNGHAPTGEMAQFFGFATLKVDESLRVEEVEIYFDPAELFGGLLKGPPISESHPSNVAFKAN from the exons atGGCAAGCGAAGAAGCTGCAGCAGCTAAAATGGTGGGAGATAAGTACAGGTCTTTCATATATGATGAGGGAGAGAAGAGTACTGAGTGGAGGCATGGCGGCCCTCCTTCATATGATGTCGTCAACAAGCTATTTGAAGAAGGCAGGACTAAG GAATGGCCAAAAGGGTCACTGGAAGAAATAGTTCAGAATGCTATCAAGTCATGGGAGATGGAGGTTTCACACAAGATCCGCTTGAAGGACTGCAAGACCTTAAACCCTGACAAGTTCAAGCTCTTCGTTAATG GAAGAGAGGGGTTATCCGGGGAAGAAACTATTAGGCTTGGGACCTACAATTCCTTACTGAAGAGTTGTATGCCGAAGGAGTTCCAGTACTACAAAgcagaagaagagacatttgaaTCGTCTCATGAAATTTTTGGATCGGCTTTTCCTCGAGGGTTTGCATGGGAAGTGCTTCGTGTTTATACTGGACCTCCTGAAATTGTTTTCAAGTTCAGGCACTGGGGTTTCTTTGAGGGACCCTTTAATGGACATGCTCCCACCGGAGAGATGGCTCAATTTTTTGGATTTGCCACTCTCAAG GTTGATGAATCTCTTAGGGTAGAAGAGGTGGAGATCTACTTCGATCCAGCGGAGCTATTTGGAGGCCTTCTAAAGGGGCCACCCATCTCGGAGTCCCACCCTTCTAATGTAGCTTTTAAGGCTAATTAA
- the LOC133876562 gene encoding uncharacterized protein LOC133876562, whose protein sequence is MEKKEGNSKLNIAIIHPDLGIGGAERLIVDAAVELASHGHNVHIFTAHHDRTRCFEETLAGTFLVTVYGAFLPRHIFHRFHALCAYLRCIFVALCVLFMWPTFDVVLVDQVSVVIPLLKLKKSMKVVFYCHFPDLLLAQHTTLLRRIYRKPIDFIEEITTGMADLILVNSRFTASTFANTFKRLHARGIRPAVLYPAVNVDQFDEPHSNKFNFLSINRFERKKNIDLAISAFAMLHTLGGDVFQNHNLDDASLTIAGGYDKRLRENVEYLEELKSLAEKEGVSHRVNFITSCSTAERNALLSECLCVLYTPKDEHFGIVPLEAMAAHKPVIACNSGGPVETIKDGETGFLCDPTPRQFSLAMAKLTRDPETAKRMSKEARRHVTESFSTKIFGQRLNQYLLNVSCPKRD, encoded by the exons GTGGAGCTGAAAGATTAATTGTTGATGCGGCCGTCGAACTTGCATCCCATGGGCACAATGTTCATATTTTCACAGCACATCATGATAGAACTCGATGTTTTGAGGAAACTCTTGCTG GTACCTTTCTAGTTACGGTATATGGTGCCTTCCTGCCCCGACATATTTTCCACCGTTTTCATGCTCTATGTGCATATCTGCGGTGCATTTTTGTTGCTCTTTGTGTGCTGTTCATGTGGCCTACATTTGATGTTGTACTAGTAGATCAGGTCTCTGTTGTCATTCCCTTATTGAAACTTAAAAAGTCAATGAAG GTTGTATTCTATTGTCATTTTCCAGATCTGTTGCTGGCTCAACACACTACTCTTCTAAGGAGGATATATAGGAAACCAATTGATTTCATAGAAGAAATAACCACTG GAATGGCAGATCTGATACTTGTTAATAGCAGATTTACCGCATCTACTTTTGCAAACACATTCAAGCGTCTTCATGCTCGAGGAATTCGACCAGCTGTTCTTTATCCAGCTGTTAATGTTGATCAGTTTGATGAACCCCATTCAAATAA GTTTAATTTTCTCTCCATCAAccgatttgaaagaaaaaagaatatagaTTTAGCAATTTCAGCCTTCGCTATGCTTCACACTCTTGGAGGAGATGTCTTCCAAAATCATAACTTGGATGATGCTTCTTTGACCATTGCAG GTGGGTATGATAAACGGCTGAGAGAGAATGTTGAATACTTGGAGGAGCTTAAAAGCTTAGCAGAAAAGGAAGGAGTGTCTCATCGGGTTAATTTCATTACATCATGCTCAACAGCCGAAAGAAATGCACTTCTCTCCGAATGCCTTTGCGTACTTTATACGCCAAAG GATGAACACTTTGGGATTGTTCCTCTGGAGGCAATGGCAGCTCATAAACCTGTTATTGCATGCAACAGTGGGGGCCCTGTAGAGACAATCAAGGATGGGGAGACAGGATTTCTTTGTGATCCTACTCCACGGCAGTTCTCTCTAGCTATGGCTAAACTCACTCGGGACCCCGAGACGGCAAAGAGAATGAGCAAAGAGGCCCGGCGGCATGTTACCGAGTCATTCTCCACGAAGATCTTCGGCCAGCGTCTGAATCAATATCTTTTGAATGTTTCTTGCCCTAAGAGAGACTAG